One segment of Carya illinoinensis cultivar Pawnee chromosome 1, C.illinoinensisPawnee_v1, whole genome shotgun sequence DNA contains the following:
- the LOC122302747 gene encoding omega-hydroxypalmitate O-feruloyl transferase-like, translated as MDFTVSITNQDVEKEEPLKLVSPNNPDPPEIIFLSNIDLAVAFPVETVFFFEVTPDKSSSTLNISHRLEKAVAEVLLVPYYFMAGRLNFNRQTRRLELLCNNAGALFVSATSRLRLKDLGKLYLPNSTFHHFVHRPGLYKTLAETALLTIQVTRFSCGGFSVGFVTNHGILDGKSASEMFQNLASICRGENIVNQVLYNDRTCFRARIPPQIKYPHMEYVKLQDISSLASSFTAPNQLFPSPLVFSEKFTHKLFSFTPEMIATLKEKAMKRCSSFEAIAAHLWRARTKAIFTNPTEVSTVLFAVDIRSKTSPPLPNGFVGNAVITAFATSKVAELVEKPFCFCVEKMREAIERVTEEYVRSVIDWLEVYKGVPATCNGNFYVSAWSKLPFGELDFGFGKLAHGGPVASGNDEFALLLSEGKSVGNGGCINVWMGLERDKMEKFAAHIFEI; from the exons ATGGACTTCACAGTCTCCATAACCAACCAAGATGTTGAAAAGGAAGAGCCACTGAAACTGGTGTCTCCAAATAATCCAGACCCCCCAGAAATCATATTCCTATCAAATATTGATCTAGCAGTGGCTTTCCCTGTTGAAacagttttcttttttgaagtAACTCCAGACAAGAGCTCCTCAACACTGAATATCTCTCACAGATTGGAGAAAGCAGTGGCTGAGGTGCTCTTAGTTCCTTACTATTTTATGGCTGGGAGACTCAACTTCAACCGTCAGACAAGGAGGTTGGAGCTTCTCTGCAACAATGCTGGAGCTTTGTTTGTCAGTGCCACCTCGAGGCTTCGGTTGAAGGACCTTGGAAAGCTTTATCTTCCGAATTCAACATTTCATCATTTTGTTCATCGGCCTGGCCTTTACAAAACCCTCGCCGAAACTGCACTTCTTACTATCCAG GTCACCAGATTTTCCTGTGGAGGTTTCTCAGTCGGATTTGTTACAAATCACGGCATTCTTGATGGAAAATCAGCAAGTGAAATGTTCCAGAACCTTGCCTCTATATGCAGAGGCGAAAACATAGTGAACCAAGTACTATACAATGACAGAACATGCTTCAGAGCAAGAATCCCACCCCAAATCAAATACCCACATATGGAATATGTAAAGCTACAGGATATTTCATCTCTTGCCTCATCGTTCACTGCACCAAACCAGCTTTTTCCCTCTCCATTAGTCTTTTCAGAAAAATTCACTCACAAGCTCTTCTCATTCACTCCTGAAATGATAGCCACTCTAAAAGAAAAAGCCATGAAAAGATGCTCAAGCTTTGAAGCCATTGCAGCTCACCTTTGGAGAGCAAGAACAAAGGCTATTTTTACAAACCCAACTGAAGTCTCAACTGTTCTTTTTGCAGTGGACATAAGGTCTAAAACATCTCCACCTCTGCCAAACGGGTTTGTCGGGAATGCTGTGATCACAGCATTTGCAACCTCAAAAGTGGCCGAATTGGTGGAGAAACCATTCTGTTTCTGCGTCGAGAAGATGAGGGAAGCAATTGAGAGAGTTACAGAGGAGTACGTGAGGTCAGTGATAGACTGGTTGGAGGTTTACAAGGGCGTCCCTGCAACTTGTAATGGAAACTTTTATGTTTCAGCATGGAGCAAACTGCCATTTGGTGAGCTTGACTTTGGGTTCGGGAAGCTTGCCCATGGCGGACCGGTGGCGAGTGGGAATGATGAGTTTGCGCTGCTTCTTTCTGAGGGAAAAAGCGTGGGAAATGGGGGATGCATAAATGTTTGGATGGGTCTTGAGCGAGACAAGATGGAGAAGTTCGCGGCCCATATTTTTGAAATATGA
- the LOC122302753 gene encoding nuclear transcription factor Y subunit B-5-like, with protein sequence MDDNIGARSSNEDNYMIKEQEQLLPIANVGRIMKQILPPNAKISKEAKETMQECVSEFISFVTSEASEKCRKERRKTVNGDDVCWALETLGFDDYAGPVRRYLHRYREQEVDRANQENGRNILKDLE encoded by the coding sequence ATGGACGATAATATTGGTGCTCGTTCTTCAAATGAAGATAATTACATGATCAAGGAGCAAGAGCAATTGCTGCCGATAGCCAACGTTGGACGGATCATGAAGCAAATTCTGCCACCCAACGCAAAAATCTCCAAGGAGGCCAAGGAGACAATGCAAGAATGTGTGTCGGAATTCATTAGCTTTGTCACCAGCGAGGCATCCGAGAAGTGCAGGAAGGAAAGGCGCAAGACCGTGAACGGTGACGACGTCTGCTGGGCGCTGGAAACGCTAGGTTTTGATGACTACGCGGGGCCAGTAAGAAGGTATTTGCATAGATATAGGGAGCAAGAAGTAGATAGAGccaatcaagaaaatggtaGGAACATACTGAAAGATCTAGAATGA
- the LOC122318881 gene encoding uncharacterized protein LOC122318881, with protein MDSAQVNECGDIVEDGAFDEQSAYPECTHLYDVFGEPRVFPRVGNEYQVEIPPQITGSDSLRFTKNPADAENTAGDPHDFLVGLSVPVMWISGSVENVKHEPHEAIGDSTEVSVKDDPLGYEYDGKSHKILEGSNLEPKDEPTNDTLDNGINLGELANVAMQQKMKNTHDVDTGKGYYPVPGSLGNSWSDKEEASLILGLYIFGKNLVLVKKFIGSKKMGDILSFYYGKFYRSDRYHRWAECRKMKSRRCIYGQRIFTGLRQQELFSRLLPHVSEECQNTLMEVSKAFGEGRMLLEEYVFTIKGLVGLDALVEAVGVGKGKQDLTGIVEPPKSTQVVLVRPEIPIGKACSTLTPVEIVNFLTGDFRLSKARSNDLFWEAVWPRLLARGWHSEQSNSNGYAAGSKHSLVFLIPGIKNFSRKKLVKGNHYFDSVSDVLSKVASDPGLLELEIGADDYRSKVENGWTDETKLDLDDFPDQQRHCYLKPRTPKHDTDVLKFTVVDTSLANEKPIKLRELRSLPSGVMSPSTSGSDSEDDRDSSEELTDKSDSVNTSGFDREEPRATNSIIDPEFNSDRMGLESNTPNEGFQGNGRYHANLPVNIPSGRKTSICNDTQVRKATKSQLSQRMGPDNTNHLPPVIKRRRKLNACGRTDTNPRKFNILRGPTLKRDKPSGSALDPDLSGNVLSQLDSSQEEQTSTSLPKCSPVISCEGILGCSYFAAERPHEVPQPRTLIDLNLPIAPDAEDDEPSMTETKEHDKISKEPDDPNAVKPSDCVANSEQQPNINFRRQSTRTRPPTTKALEALAFGYLDPKQKRKSRDASPRENSMLRPSRRARGQVRANENFGASVVDLKVEERANGVCHSNGDMMTKLQA; from the exons ATGGATTCAGCTCAAGTCAATGAATGCGGGGATATTGTTGAGGATGGTGCATTTGATGAGCAATCAGCTTATCCAGAATGTACTCATTTATATGATGTCTTTGGAGAACCACGGGTATTTCCTCGAGTGGGTAATGAATACCAGGTTGAAATTCCACCACAGATTACAGGATCTGACTCTCTCCGGTTTACAAAGAACCCAGCCGATGCAGAAAACACAGCTGGCGATCCTCATGATTTTCTGGTGGGATTGTCTGTGCCAGTAATGTGGATCAGTGGATCAGTGGAGAATGTAAAACATGAACCACATGAAGCTATTGGTGATTCAACTGAAGTATCCGTCAAAGATGATCCTCTAGGATATGAATATGATGGAAAGAGCCACAAGATTTTGGAGGGCAGCAACTTAGAACCTAAAGATGAGCCTACAAATGATACATTAGACAATGGGATAAACTTAGGAGAATTAGCAAATGTAGCTatgcaacaaaaaatgaagaatacACATGATGTGGATACAGGCAAAGGCTACTACCCAGTTCCTGGTTCCTTGGGGAATTCCTGGAGTGATAAAGAAGAGGCCAGTTTGATCCttggtttatatatttttgggaAGAACCTTGTTCTGGTGAAGAAATTTATTGGGAGTAAAAAGATGGGGGATATACTATCGTTCTATTATGGGAAATTTTATAGGTCAGACAGGTACCATAGATGGGCAGAATGCCGGAAAATGAAAAGCAGGAGATGCATATATGGACAAAGAATTTTTACAGGATTAAGGCAACAGGAATTGTTTTCTCGTTTGCTTCCCCATGTGTCAGAAGAATGCCAAAATACTTTAATGGAG GTCTCAAAAGCATTTGGGGAGGGAAGAATGTTACTAGAAGAATATGTATTCACTATAAAGGGTTTAGTTGGGTTGGATGCACTTGTAGAGGCAGTAGGAGTTGGTAAAGGGAAGCAAGATCTTACAGGCATTGTGGAGCCTCCAAAGTCCACTCAAGTTGTTCTGGTCCGGCCAGAGATACCAATTGGCAAGGCGTGCTCCACACTTACACCTGTGGAAATTGTCAATTTTCTAACAGGAGACTTCCGGCTAAGCAAAGCCAGATCAAATGATCTCTTTTGGGAAGCTGTTTGGCCCCGTTTGCTGGCCAGAGGATGGCATTCTGAGCAGTCTAATAGTAATGGCTATGCTGCTGGTTCCAAGCATTCCTTGGTGTTTCTTATTCCTGGTATTAagaatttttcaagaaagaaaCTAGTGAAGGGTAACCACTACTTTGATTCTGTTAGTGATGTCCTGAGTAAAGTTGCTTCAGACCCAGGGCTTCTTGAGCTTGAAATTGGAGCAGATGACTATAGAAGCAAAGTAGAAAATGGGTGGACTGACGAAACAAAACTGGACCTAGATGATTTCCCTGATCAGCAACGCCACTGTTATCTCAAGCCACGAACTCCTAAGCACGACACAGATGTATTGAAGTTCACTGTTGTGGATACAAGTTTGGCTAATGAGAAACCAATTAAGTTGAGAGAACTGAGAAGCTTGCCATCTGGAGTAATGAGTCCTTCAACCTCTGGAAGTGATTCTGAAGATGATAGAGATAGTTCTGAGGAGCTAACAGATAAATCTGATTCTGTCAATACATCAGGCTTTGATAGGGAGGAGCCTAGAGCCACCAATAGCATTATTGACCCGGAATTTAATTCTGACAGGATGGGCTTAGAAAGTAATACTCCCAACGAGGGTTTTCAGGGCAATGGCCGATATCATGCTAATTTACCTGTGAATATCCCCAGTGGTCGGAAGACCAGTATTTGTAACGACACACAGGTAAGGAAGGCCACAAAGTCCCAATTGAGCCAGAGAATGGGACCAGACAACACTAACCATTTACCTCCTGTAATAAAAAGACGCAGAAAATTAAATGCTTGTGGTCGCACAGATACAAACCCCAGGAAATTCAACATCTTGCGAGGTCCCACATTAAAACGAGATAAGCCCAGTGGCTCTGCACTAGATCCTGATTTGAGTGGGAATGTTCTTTCTCAATTGGATTCATCTCAGGAGGAGCAAACATCTACCAGCTTGCCTAAATGCAGCCCAGTCATCAGTTGCGAAGGCATTCTAGGTTGCTCCTATTTTGCTGCTGAACGTCCTCATGAAGTACCTCAACCCCGGACACTGATTGACTTGAACTTACCTATTGCTCCAGATGCTGAAGATGATGAACCTTCCATGACAGAAACAAAAGAACATGACAAAATTAGCAAGGAACCAGATGATCCCAATGCAGTGAAACCATCTGACTGTGTGGCAAATTCTGAGCAGCAGCCCAACATAAATTTCAGGAGACAGAGCACGAGGACCCGGCCACCAACCACTAAAGCACTGGAAGCTCTTGCTTTTGGATATCTAGACCCAAAGCAGAAGCGAAAGAGCAGAGATGCCTCTCCACGAGAAAACTCAATGTTAAGACCTTCTCGACGTGCTCGTGGTCAAGTGAGAGCTAACGAGAATTTTGGTGCTAGCGTGGTGGATTTAAAAGTCGAGGAAAGGGCAAATGGTGTGTGCCATAGTAATGGTGACATGATGACAAAGTTGCAGGCTTGA